From the Phoenix dactylifera cultivar Barhee BC4 chromosome 10, palm_55x_up_171113_PBpolish2nd_filt_p, whole genome shotgun sequence genome, one window contains:
- the LOC103703163 gene encoding autophagy-related protein 13b-like isoform X1, with translation MASSPCNSYSEPPIIEQVITEFFAKSLHIILESRSPYASSRNHSVDHFISSPSSSSSSSSSRPRDKWFNLALRDCPAALENFDLWRKSILEPLVIDVLLVHRSSASNATRLSPGGCLLRNFSGKDRFPMSPRMEELETKSDKTIERWVIQYESRKESCFGREVYSGSRKSTAASSHSSEIPTLYKKTYKRTIVMLRSLYVFVKLLPAYKIFQELNSSGRICPLSLSHRITPFVEPFTRAEDAEMNQFSFVPIDTPCGRLSLTVSYLPALEDKSSEPSTPLSTQFIMDYVGGPTTDPLKMFQSVRSAGPLPHFVSITRQHSWSNDHGFMRSGSPSPSPTYSDSQAMHCDPNVRFPPHHLHDQSPSASSVLHNASVAHKKNTSCEDYLSSSPFSPMSSPSAPTPNAFLRSESAPVNIPSPRRGRNSGLLNQALPPSSPKPQRPGCSPRTDTLRAQITTPSASQTCSPEGKLRTKKEPLRSGDFETVISLAKLQALSFGKDEVGSLPGLKCSSPHIPFSTSSSRLSLLDEFDDSEFACPFADDEDITESCNRVKLSEGKDQINENSESRGLVPVQRSPDAAVGALVQMLKTAPPLRQDLSKSVRSSQVFRGDFWNPRLQHNECMEAEVERSESPASNSGITASGLFKPRTTADALEELRIYKEMKEWLLKKGGSKSLGDSHKDKPACGGGGLEEKS, from the exons ATGGCTTCGTCTCCATGCAACTCCTACTCCGAACCTCCGATAATCGAGCAAGTGATCACCGAATTCTTTGCCAAGAGCCTTCATATCATACTCGAGTCGAGGTCCCCTTACGCCTCCTCTCGTAATCATAGTGTGGACCATTTCATTTCGtcgccttcctcctcttcctcctcatcAAGCAGCCGACCAAGGGATAAGTGGTTCAATTTGGCTTTACGGGACTGCCCGGCGGCACTTGAGAATTTTGACCTCTGGCGGAAGAGCATTCTTGAGCCATTGGTCATTGATGTGCTCTTGGTCCACCGGTCATCGGCCTCCAATGCGACCCGCCTGTCTCCTGGTGGGTGCCTACTGCGGAATTTCTCAGGGAAGGATAGGTTTCCAATGAGCCCCAGGATGGAGGAACTCGAAACTAAAAGCGACAAGACCATAGAGAGATGGGTTATACAGTATGAGAGTCGAAAGGAAAGCTGCTTTGGAAGGGAAGTGTACTCGGGTAGTAGGAAAAGCACCGCTGCGTCTTCTCACTCTTCTGAAATCCCAACTCTGTACAAGAAAACATACAAGAGAACGATCGTAATGCTCCGGTCCTTGTATGTGTTTGTCAAGTTGTTACCTGCTTATAAAATTTTTCAGGAGCTCAATTCTTCTGGCAGAATCTGCCCGCTTAGCCTTTCCCACAGGATCACTCCTTTCGTCGAGCCTTTCACTCGGGCAGAGGATGCTGAAATGAACCAATTCAGTTTTGTGCCAATTGACACCCCATGTGGCAGGCTGAGTCTGACAGTCTCATACCTCCCAGCATTGGAAGACAAGAGTTCGGAGCCTTCCACACCCTTGTCTACACAGTTTATAATGGATTATGTTGGTGGTCCAACAACCGATCCTCTTAAGATGTTCCAGTCTGTCCGGTCAGCAGGACCACTGCCTCATTTTGTCTCAATTACTAGGCAACATAGTTGGAGCAATGACCATGGATTCATGCGTTCAGGATCTCCCTCTCCATCACCAACATACTCTGATTCTCAAGCTATGCATTGTGATCCAAATGTACGTTTTCCTCCTCATCACCTGCATGATCAGTCTCCTTCTGCAAGCTCAGTACTGCACAATGCTTCAGTAGCTCATAAGAAAAATACAAGTTGTGAAGATTACTTGTCATCTTCTCCATTTTCGCCTATGTCTTCCCCTTCTGCACCAACCCCAAATGCTTTCTTACGCTCTGAGAGTGCTCCGGTCAACATTCCTTCACCTAGGCGTGGAAGAAATAGTGGCTTACTTAACCAGGCCCTGCCTCCATCTTCTCCTAAGCCTCAAAGACCTGGGTGTTCTCCTCGCACTGATACTCTCAGAGCTCAAATTACCACTCCCTCTGCATCTCAGACTTGTTCCCCTGAAGGTAAGCTACGAACCAAGAAGGAACCATTAAGGTCGGGGGACTTTGAGACTGTCATATCTCTGGCAAAG TTACAGGCATTATCTTTTGGGAAAGATGAAGTTGGAAGTTTACCTGGACTAAAGTGCAGTTCGCCGCACATCCCATTTTCGACAAGTTCTAGTAGGTTGTCTCTCCTGGACGAGTTTGATGATTCAGAATTTGCTTGTCCATTTGCTGATGATGAAGATATAACAGAGTCATGCAACAG GGTGAAACTTTCTGAAGGCAAAGATCAAATCAACGAGAATTCGGAATCCAGAGGCCTGGTACCAGTCCAAAGGTCTCCAGATGCTGCCGTAGGTGCGCTTGTGCAAATGCTTAAGACTGCCCCACCTTTGCGGCAAGATCTTTCCAAGTCGGTCAGGTCTTCCCAAGTCTTCAGAGGGGACTTTTGGAACCCGAGGCTCCAGCATAACGAATGCATGGAAGCTGAGGTGGAAAGATCTGAAAGCCCTGCTTCAAATTCAGGAATTACAGCTTCAGGGCTATTCAAGCCAAGGACTACAGCAGATGCACTAGAAGAGCTGAGGATTTACAAGGAGATGAAAGAATGGTTACTTAAAAAAGGTGGATCTAAATCATTGGGTGACAGCCATAAGGACAAACCTGCATGTGGAG GCGGAGGATTGGAAGAGAAAAGTTAG
- the LOC103703163 gene encoding autophagy-related protein 13b-like isoform X2, whose translation MASSPCNSYSEPPIIEQVITEFFAKSLHIILESRSPYASSRNHSVDHFISSPSSSSSSSSSRPRDKWFNLALRDCPAALENFDLWRKSILEPLVIDVLLVHRSSASNATRLSPGGCLLRNFSGKDRFPMSPRMEELETKSDKTIERWVIQYESRKESCFGREVYSGSRKSTAASSHSSEIPTLYKKTYKRTIVMLRSLYVFVKLLPAYKIFQELNSSGRICPLSLSHRITPFVEPFTRAEDAEMNQFSFVPIDTPCGRLSLTVSYLPALEDKSSEPSTPLSTQFIMDYVGGPTTDPLKMFQSVRSAGPLPHFVSITRQHSWSNDHGFMRSGSPSPSPTYSDSQAMHCDPNVRFPPHHLHDQSPSASSVLHNASVAHKKNTSCEDYLSSSPFSPMSSPSAPTPNAFLRSESAPVNIPSPRRGRNSGLLNQALPPSSPKPQRPGCSPRTDTLRAQITTPSASQTCSPEGKLRTKKEPLRSGDFETVISLAKLQALSFGKDEVGSLPGLKCSSPHIPFSTSSSRLSLLDEFDDSEFACPFADDEDITESCNRVKLSEGKDQINENSESRGLVPVQRSPDAAVGALVQMLKTAPPLRQDLSKSVRSSQVFRGDFWNPRLQHNECMEAEVERSESPASNSGITASGLFKPRTTADALEELRIYKEMKEWLLKKGGSKSLGDSHKDKPACGGSS comes from the exons ATGGCTTCGTCTCCATGCAACTCCTACTCCGAACCTCCGATAATCGAGCAAGTGATCACCGAATTCTTTGCCAAGAGCCTTCATATCATACTCGAGTCGAGGTCCCCTTACGCCTCCTCTCGTAATCATAGTGTGGACCATTTCATTTCGtcgccttcctcctcttcctcctcatcAAGCAGCCGACCAAGGGATAAGTGGTTCAATTTGGCTTTACGGGACTGCCCGGCGGCACTTGAGAATTTTGACCTCTGGCGGAAGAGCATTCTTGAGCCATTGGTCATTGATGTGCTCTTGGTCCACCGGTCATCGGCCTCCAATGCGACCCGCCTGTCTCCTGGTGGGTGCCTACTGCGGAATTTCTCAGGGAAGGATAGGTTTCCAATGAGCCCCAGGATGGAGGAACTCGAAACTAAAAGCGACAAGACCATAGAGAGATGGGTTATACAGTATGAGAGTCGAAAGGAAAGCTGCTTTGGAAGGGAAGTGTACTCGGGTAGTAGGAAAAGCACCGCTGCGTCTTCTCACTCTTCTGAAATCCCAACTCTGTACAAGAAAACATACAAGAGAACGATCGTAATGCTCCGGTCCTTGTATGTGTTTGTCAAGTTGTTACCTGCTTATAAAATTTTTCAGGAGCTCAATTCTTCTGGCAGAATCTGCCCGCTTAGCCTTTCCCACAGGATCACTCCTTTCGTCGAGCCTTTCACTCGGGCAGAGGATGCTGAAATGAACCAATTCAGTTTTGTGCCAATTGACACCCCATGTGGCAGGCTGAGTCTGACAGTCTCATACCTCCCAGCATTGGAAGACAAGAGTTCGGAGCCTTCCACACCCTTGTCTACACAGTTTATAATGGATTATGTTGGTGGTCCAACAACCGATCCTCTTAAGATGTTCCAGTCTGTCCGGTCAGCAGGACCACTGCCTCATTTTGTCTCAATTACTAGGCAACATAGTTGGAGCAATGACCATGGATTCATGCGTTCAGGATCTCCCTCTCCATCACCAACATACTCTGATTCTCAAGCTATGCATTGTGATCCAAATGTACGTTTTCCTCCTCATCACCTGCATGATCAGTCTCCTTCTGCAAGCTCAGTACTGCACAATGCTTCAGTAGCTCATAAGAAAAATACAAGTTGTGAAGATTACTTGTCATCTTCTCCATTTTCGCCTATGTCTTCCCCTTCTGCACCAACCCCAAATGCTTTCTTACGCTCTGAGAGTGCTCCGGTCAACATTCCTTCACCTAGGCGTGGAAGAAATAGTGGCTTACTTAACCAGGCCCTGCCTCCATCTTCTCCTAAGCCTCAAAGACCTGGGTGTTCTCCTCGCACTGATACTCTCAGAGCTCAAATTACCACTCCCTCTGCATCTCAGACTTGTTCCCCTGAAGGTAAGCTACGAACCAAGAAGGAACCATTAAGGTCGGGGGACTTTGAGACTGTCATATCTCTGGCAAAG TTACAGGCATTATCTTTTGGGAAAGATGAAGTTGGAAGTTTACCTGGACTAAAGTGCAGTTCGCCGCACATCCCATTTTCGACAAGTTCTAGTAGGTTGTCTCTCCTGGACGAGTTTGATGATTCAGAATTTGCTTGTCCATTTGCTGATGATGAAGATATAACAGAGTCATGCAACAG GGTGAAACTTTCTGAAGGCAAAGATCAAATCAACGAGAATTCGGAATCCAGAGGCCTGGTACCAGTCCAAAGGTCTCCAGATGCTGCCGTAGGTGCGCTTGTGCAAATGCTTAAGACTGCCCCACCTTTGCGGCAAGATCTTTCCAAGTCGGTCAGGTCTTCCCAAGTCTTCAGAGGGGACTTTTGGAACCCGAGGCTCCAGCATAACGAATGCATGGAAGCTGAGGTGGAAAGATCTGAAAGCCCTGCTTCAAATTCAGGAATTACAGCTTCAGGGCTATTCAAGCCAAGGACTACAGCAGATGCACTAGAAGAGCTGAGGATTTACAAGGAGATGAAAGAATGGTTACTTAAAAAAGGTGGATCTAAATCATTGGGTGACAGCCATAAGGACAAACCTGCATGTGGAGGTTCTTCATAA
- the LOC103703243 gene encoding vacuolar iron transporter homolog 4-like, with protein sequence MAPNDTNVTVDSIESPEPKGSEEPDYSRRGQWLRAAVLGASDGLVSTSSLMMGIGAVKGELKAMVLTGFAGLVAGACSMAIGEFVSVCSQLDVEVAQRKREQRIEGGGEVDGDGLPSPVQAAVASSLAFAVGAGVPLLAAGFISSHKVRLGVVAAAASVALVVFGCVGAALGRAPVGRSAVRVLVGGWMAMAATYGLVRLFGSTRL encoded by the coding sequence atGGCCCCCAACGACACCAATGTGACAGTCGACAGCATCGAGAGCCCCGAACCAAAGGGTAGTGAGGAGCCTGACTACTCACGGAGGGGACAGTGGCTACGAGCTGCCGTCCTCGGGGCCAGCGATGGGCTGGTCTCCACTTCCTCGCTGATGATGGGAATCGGGGCCGTGAAGGGCGAGTTGAAGGCGATGGTGCTCACGGGCTTTGCAGGCCTCGTGGCCGGGGCATGCAGCATGGCTATCGGGGAATTCGTGTCGGTGTGTTCTCAGCTGGACGTCGAGGTGGCCCAGCGGAAGAGAGAGCAAAGAATCGAGGGTGGAGGAGAGGTGGACGGGGACGGGCTGCCGAGCCCGGTGCAGGCGGCCGTAGCCTCGTCCCTGGCGTTCGCGGTGGGGGCGGGGGTGCCACTGCTGGCAGCTGGGTTTATAAGCAGCCATAAGGTGAGGCTGGGGGTGGTGGCGGCAGCGGCGAGCGTGGCGTTGGTGGTGTTTGGGTGTGTCGGCGCGGCGCTTGGCCGGGCTCCGGTGGGGAGGTCTGCGGTGAGGGTGTTGGTCGGAGGGTGGATGGCCATGGCTGCGACCTATGGACTCGTCAGGCTTTTTGGGTCCACTAGGTTGTAA